TTGATTGGCTTAAATTACCCATATCCACAGCTTGCTGCGAATTCAATCTCAATTGACGTTGCAGAAGTTGTGAGCGAGTCTTAGCATCCGTTAAATTTGCCTGGGCTTGGGTAATCTGGTCTGATAAATCCGCGAGTTTGTCCACTCCTTTTGTTGCTTCTTGCTCTAAAGCAATTACCCGACTTTCTTCTTTAAATCTACGCAAAGCTGCTTCCGATCTGACTACCCTTGCTTCAACTTCAGGCAGTTGCTTGCGTAAAAACTTCTTTGCCACTGTCGCTTGGGCTTGGTTAATCTGAATATTGTTCTCCAGGTAATATTTCATCAGCGAATTCACAACATCTGCGGCTTCTTTTGGATTGCTGCTGCTGTACGAAATCGCCAAAATATCTGTACCCCGGACACTTTTAATTTTGACTTTTTCGAGAAACTCATTTATTTCCAAGGGTGTTCCTTGCTTATCTACCAACCTGAGACTAGCAATAGTTTTCTCAACTATTGGATTAGAACGAATAACCTCTGCTTCTGTATCCAACGGACTGTTGATTTCAGTCACACTTCTCAACTCCCCAACTTGTGCCGAGGGACTTGTCAGTGAAGAAACGCGGTCAGTTTTACTGAAAAGCAACTTACCTTCTGCTTCATAAATTGGTTTTTGCTTGATAGCACTTAAAGCTGACAGTCCAAAAATAGAGGCAGTCACCGCAGCTATAATTAGCCAACGCCTTTTTAGAAGTAGCGAGTATTGCTGCAAATCTAAGGAGTTTTGGTCTTCTTGGTTAGAGGGCATGGAGTATGTTACGAATACCTGAAATTGTTTTTACTAATTTTGCTTCACAATTTTGGTAGTCCAAGTATAGTCATTTGGACATAATTAGGATTAATTACTAATTATCTGTATAAAAAATCATAATACAAGTGACCGTATTCTCTAAAGTGTTTGTTTTTTATTAGATTTCCTTAGATTTATCCCAGAAATATTATCTAAATGTCAAGGTGTTTTTAATTTTTTTTTAGAATTTTAGATTACATTGAAAAGAATTTATTTCAACTCATTAAGCAGAAAAACGTAAATATTTGTAGTTGAGATCGGGCAGGAAGTAGAAGGCAAGATATAGAAGATAACAAGCTTTTAGCCTCATTTATCCTTGTTAACATGGTTATGTTTTTTTTCACCCACTTACTTCTTTTGTATTAATTTAATAACAGCATTTCAACAGCTTGTATAAGATTTTTCCTTATTTTGTTATTTCGTGAACATCTACTTTAGCAGCAAATATACGCTAACTAATAAATGAAATATAAAGTTCAGATTGACTACACTCATGGCATAATGCAAATGTCAAAAGAACAACCTTGAAGCCGTAGTGTAGTTCGTACAGCCAATGCCAGTTAAGATGTATCTCCTACAGATATGCTATACCGACACACAGATAGTTCCCCCTCCTAGTTTGTAATACTTACATCTCCAATTTCTTTGAAAAACAGAGCATACGAAAATTTCTTATTTTTGTATGTTTTGGCACAATATGGCCGGTCTTTAATATTCCCTTCTTTGAATCTCTTGCTGGTTTTAACGAAGAAATCGATATCAGGATACTGAAGAATAATAGAAACCAATGACTTCCACAAGTTATGTTAGTTTACCTACCAATACTAGGCTGCCAAATATAGTCCGTAGCCTACCGATATTGCTTTTGTTAGGGGATATTTTTGGGTTGCTAATTTGTTTAGCGATCGCACAATGGTTGCGTTTAGATCAACCCTTACATTGGCTAAATCCGTTACCTTATACATTTGTCTGCATGATACTTGCAGCATTTTATTTAGCAGATGCTTACCATCCAGATCGGCAAATTTCAGGTTTAAGAGCGCCCGCTCGAATTATTATTTGTAGCATTGCGATCGCATTCTTTATTTCTGCCCTAATTTACTTGTCAGGTATTGCCCAAAATAATCCGGTAACATGGCGGAGTGTCTTTTTACCTAGCTTGGGAATCTTTACTATCTGGGCAATAATATTGCGCGTGTTAGCAGTAAGATGGGTGCGATCGCACGCTCTGAAAAGCCGTTGGTTAATACTAGGAGGCGGGGATAATGCGATCAAATTTGCACAAAAATTGCTAGGACTGAATCCTTTAGGGAAATTGACTCTTCTAGCAGAGGAAAACCAAAAAACTATAGACTTACCAAAAAGAAATCTGAGTTATCAGGGAAGCCTGAGCGAGTTGTCACAATGGAGTCAAGAATCCTGGTCTGGGGTTATAGTTACAGCCCAGATAAACTTTTCTACGTCTCAAGCACAACAGTTAATGCAGATGCGGTTGCGAGGCATTCCGGTTTATACATTGCCAGATGTTTACGAAACATTTTGGTATAAACTACCTTCCTCGCTGTTACAAGACAAATGGTTGGCTTTTAGTGATGGTTTTAACCTAATGCCTGGTTACTTCAGTATGAAACTGAAGCGAGCATGTCGATATCATCTTGATACTCTTTTTACTAGTATTAGTTGCACCACTTCTGTTGTTGGTTGCATTACTAGTTAGACTAGATAGCCCTAGTCCAGTATTGTACAGTCAGCAGCGAAGTGGGTTACATGGTAAACCATTTAGAGTTTATAAATTTCGCTCCATGTATCAGGATGCAGAAAAGTTGGGGGCGCAGTGGGCTAGTCAACGCGATCCACGAATCACCAGAGTCGGATACTGGCTACGTTTGTTACGTATTGATGAATTACCCCAAATATGGAACGTCTTACGAGGTGAAATGAGTCTGATTGGGCCTCGTCCAGAACGACCAGAATTTGATGTCAAACTCAAAGAAGCGATTCCCTACTATGAAGTTCGTTATTTGGTCAAACCTGGAATTACAGGCTGGGCACAGGTTATGTATCCCTATGGAGCATCTATAGAAGATGCTTACGAAAAGCTGTCATACGATCTGTACTACATCAAA
This portion of the Nostoc sp. GT001 genome encodes:
- a CDS encoding sugar transferase, coding for MVALLVRLDSPSPVLYSQQRSGLHGKPFRVYKFRSMYQDAEKLGAQWASQRDPRITRVGYWLRLLRIDELPQIWNVLRGEMSLIGPRPERPEFDVKLKEAIPYYEVRYLVKPGITGWAQVMYPYGASIEDAYEKLSYDLYYIKNYSIWLDLAIAFKTIRVVLLGKGR